One window from the genome of Montipora capricornis isolate CH-2021 unplaced genomic scaffold, ASM3666992v2 scaffold_44, whole genome shotgun sequence encodes:
- the LOC138035960 gene encoding uncharacterized protein produces MEDNTSNCTASVGPSTARNMEWTDAHDIQLAREVLVSEPFRFKPRTVERGKVWQEIANRLNENRLIHFRVTKRSTREHFSLLLEKFKAKRKNEAKQSGVDVQDSELDVAMEEIWEKWQEAESQDATCDMNKKQMEADKASGEEVRRKACEKLGETSKRKMEEEAAEVKPRKSRRYGSDTIEFLREKAKQDLAIRKEEVQRKVREEERHGRLQEQFLLAQQQQQQHQMQMLNMMQQQNRAIIELMGKFTSPK; encoded by the exons ATGGAAGACAACACATCAAACTGTACAGCAAGTGTTGGGCCTTCAACTGCAAG aaatatggAGTGGACCGACGCACATGATATCCAACTTGCAAGAGAAGTACTTGTCAGTGAACCCTTCCGCTTTAAGCCCAGAACAGTGGAGCGTGGAAAAGTGTGGCAAGAAATTGCAAATAGGCTAAATGAAAATAGGCTCATTCACTTTCGAGTAACAAAGCGCTCAACGAGAGAGCATTTTAGTCTTCTTTTGGAAAAGTTCAAAGCAAAACGTAAAAACGAAGCGAAACAAAGTGGTGTTGACGTTCAGGATTCCGAACTGGATGTTGCTATGGAAGAAATCTGGGAAAAGTGGCAAGAAGCTGAGTCACAAGACGCAACGTGTGATATGAACAAGAAGCAAATGGAGGCGGACAAAGCAAGTGGGGAGGAAGTACGAAGAAAGGCGTGTGAGAAACTGGGAGAAACCTCAAAGAGAAAAATGGAAGAAGAAGCTGCTGAAGTCAAACCCAGAAAGTCAAGGAGGTATGGTAGCGATACCATTGAATTTCTTCGTGAAAAAGCGAAGCAGGACCTTGCAATTAGGAAAGAAGAGGTACAACGCAAAGTAAGAGAAGAAGAGCGTCATGGTCGATTACAAGAGCAATTTCTACTTGCccagcaacagcagcaacaacatcAAATGCAAATGCTAAATATGATGCAGCAACAAAACAGAGCCATCATCGAATTAATGGGAAAATTTACTTctccaaaataa
- the LOC138035962 gene encoding uncharacterized protein has protein sequence MSSLREIRELLVDFYMNGVLSDEEFVVLYDENRSKNLDLPYDEYGRFDLDEMADSECISEFRVKKSDLPKLRDALQIPDSFTCYQKSVSDGMEGLCMLLRRLAYPCRYSDMIPRFGRPTPVLSMVTNEVLDFIYNTHSHKITEWNHALLSPVLLQTYADAVNAKGAALNNCFGFIDGTVRPIARPGENQRVVYNGHKRVHALKFQSLALPNGMIGNMFGPVEGKKHDAGMLADSGLLHLLQRHAVSPFGQPMCIYGDPAYPLRLHLQTPFRNAVLTPDMQAFNASMSAVRVSVEWLFGDIVNFFKFIDFKKNLKIGLSNVGNIYIVCALLQNALTCLYGNLTSEYFDCHPPSLEDYFA, from the exons ATGAGTTCTCTAAGAGAGATCCGAGAGCTTTTGGTCGACTTTTATATGAATGGTGTCCTATCGGATGAGGAATTCGTTGTCTTGTACGATGAAAATCGTTCCAAAAATCTAGATTTACCGTACGATGAATACGGAAGATTCGACCTCGATGAAATGGCGGATTCTGAgtgtatttctgaattcagaGTGAAAAAAAGTGATTTGCCAAAGCTGAGAGATGCCCTACAGATTCCAGACTCTTTCACGTGTTATCAAAAGTCCGTTAGCGATGGTATGGAAGGACTGTGTATGCTGCTTCGCAGGCTCGCCTATCCCTGTAGATACTCCGACATGATTCCAAGATTTGGTAGGCCTACCCCTGTGTTATCCATGGTCACAAATGAAGTTCTCGACTTTATTTACAACACCCATAGTCACAAAATAACTGAGTGGAATCATGCACTGCTTTCCCCCGTTCTCCTTCAAACATATGCAGATGCCGTCAACGCCAAAGGTGCAGCCCTAAACAATTGTTTTGGCTTCATCGATGGAACTGTCAGACCAATTGCAAGACCAGGAGAGAATCAAAGAGTTGTCTATAACGGACACAAAAGAGTTCATGCTTTAAAGTTCCAATCATTAGCTCTTCCAAATGGGATGATTGGAAACATGTTTGGACCAGTTG AGGGTAAGAAACATGATGCCGGAATGTTGGCTGACTCTGGTCTACTACATCTTTTGCAGCGGCATGCTGTGTCCCCTTTTGGTCAACCCATGTGCATTTATGGCGACCCAGCCTATCCTCTAAGGCTCCACCTCCAAACGCCTTTCAGAAATGCAGTTCTTACACCTGATATGCAAGCCTTCAATGCCTCGATGAGTGCAGTACGAGTTTCTGTCGAATGGCTGTTTGGTgatattgtaaattttttcaaatttattgatttcaaaaaaaatttgaaaataggaCTCAGTAATGTTGGTAATATATACATTGTATGTGCCCTTTTACAGAATGCATTAACTTGTCTTTATGGCAATCTTACTTCCGAATATTTTGATTGTCACCCACCATCACTGGAAGATTACTTTGCATGA